In Tachypleus tridentatus isolate NWPU-2018 chromosome 7, ASM421037v1, whole genome shotgun sequence, a genomic segment contains:
- the LOC143257243 gene encoding uncharacterized protein LOC143257243, translating into MVLRVIVFLSMVALGASFGTYVANPLYYNFLPYSHPRPWAVPLSAPAPEAPVAVEEPSPFSFAYTAEGEGGFSSRAESGETAGDVSGSYSFNIPDGRQRHVSYNAGTSGFTATVKSNEQGIVAGKNPADVQILGLGLDAPAPSEPKAAAPAAPSLGSASPYSLMYSAVSGGGSHDRTENGDTSGSVVGSYSLTHEGGSRRKVDYTAGGAGFKATVYTNEQGIIPGEDPADVSIFAFAGDDKPTGAAGGAEPSGTSDGASGGARTPFDFMYSAVSGGGLHGRTESGDASGKVVGSYSLTHKGGSRRKVDYTADGAGFKATVYTNEQGMIPGEDPADVSILALAGDAVEPAGAAGAADGAVEPSGGSHTPFNFMYNAAETGGASSRSETGDESGNVKGSYSVEDPDGRRRKVDYTAGTDGFKAKIHSNEPGVEPGSNPADVDISGYAGLPMIPASGPAAAPAAGAPADTGIGGGPALPFNFMYSAAEIGGASSRSETGDESGNVKGSYSVEDPDGRRRKVDYTAGTDGFKAKIHSNEPGVEPGSNPADVDISGYAGLPMIPAGGPAAAPADASAADAPVAGAPAAGAPVGGLFEFMYTAPAGGGSSSRSESGEGGRKVTGSYSVEHPSGQKRLVDYSAGDLGFTATIKSNEQGVKPGDDPASVSILSLPGVPAAPAPAAATAPVAEPSPFSFMYTAEGGDGTSSRSESGTVGGEITGSYSLTIGDGRKRVVDYSAGSGGFRPNIHSNEQGVSPGDNPADTTIVGLPGGAPVGPVGGYAVSHVPAAAPAPVPVAGPVGPVSSYAVLHAPGAFAGPVPADIPASLGEFAPGAISARDLFEAAKYAPVSLSKVGGSPWYR; encoded by the exons ATGGTTCTCAGA gttattgtgtttctttctaTGGTGGCACTTGGCGCCAGTTTTGGAACTTATGTAGCCAATCCCCTCTATTATAACTTTCTGCCATACTCTCACCCCAGACCGTGGGCTGTTCCACTTTCTGCTCCTGCCCCAGAGGCTCCCGTAGCTGTTGAAGAG cCTAGTCCATTTTCCTTTGCCTACACTGCTGAGGGGGAAGGTGGGTTCAGTTCTAGGGCAGAATCTGGAGAAACGGCTGGAGATGTTAGTGGATCTTACAGTTTCAACATCCCAGACGGACGTCAGCGCCATGTTAGCTACAATGCTGGAACTTCTGGTTTCACAGCAACAGTGAAATCCAACGAGCAGGGAATCGTAGCCGGAAAAAATCCTGCAGACGTACAAATCTTAGGTCTCGGACTGGATGCGCCAGCGCCATCTGAACCTAAGGCTGCTGCTCCTGCAGCGCCCTCTCTTGGCTCA GCTAGCCCTTATTCGCTCATGTACTCCGCTGTTTCTGGAGGAGGGTCACATGACCGTACAGAAAATGGTGATACCTCCGGTTCCGTTGTGGGTTCTTACAGTCTGACCCATGAAGGTGGAAGCCGAAGAAAAGTCGACTACACCGCTGGAGGTGCAGGATTTAAAGCCACCGTCTACACTAACGAACAAGGAATAATTCCAGGTGAAGATCCCGCCGATGTTTCTATTTTCGCATTTGCAGGCGATGATAAGCCTACTGGTGCTGCAGGTGGCGCTGAACCTTCTGGTACTTCAGATGGCGCTAGTGGAGGAGca CGAACTCCTTTCGACTTCATGTACAGTGCTGTGTCCGGAGGTGGTCTTCACGGCCGGACAGAGAGTGGCGATGCTTCTGGCAAAGTTGTGGGTTCTTACAGTCTGACCCATAAAGGTGGAAGCCGAAGAAAGGTCGACTACACCGCTGATGGTGCAGGATTTAAAGCCACCGTCTACACCAACGAACAAGGAATGATTCCAGGCGAAGATCCCGCCGATGTTTCTATTCTCGCACTAGCGGGTGACGCTGTTGAACCTGCTGGTGCTGCAGGTGCTGCAGATGGCGCTGTTGAACCTTCTGGAGGATCA CATACACCCTTCAACTTCATGTACAATGCTGCTGAAACAGGAGGAGCCAGCTCCAGATCAGAAACTGGAGACGAATCCGGAAACGTGAAGGGTTCATACAGTGTGGAAGACCCTGATGGTCGTCGCAGAAAGGTGGACTACACTGCTGGAACTGATGGATTCAAAGCAAAAATTCATAGTAATGAACCTGGTGTCGAACCTGGTAGTAACCCTGCTGATGTAGACATTAGTGGCTACGCAGGACTTCCCATGATTCCTGCTAGTGGTCCTGCTGCTGCCCCTGCTGCTGGTGCCCCTGCTGATACAGGCATAGGAGGTGGACCA GCCCTACCTTTCAACTTCATGTACAGTGCTGCTGAAATAGGAGGAGCCAGCTCCAGATCAGAAACTGGAGACGAATCCGGAAACGTGAAGGGTTCATACAGTGTGGAAGACCCTGATGGTCGTCGCAGAAAGGTGGACTACACTGCTGGAACTGATGGATTCAAAGCAAAAATTCATAGTAACGAACCTGGTGTCGAACCTGGTAGTAACCCTGCTGATGTAGACATTAGTGGCTATGCAGGACTTCCCATGATTCCTGCTGGTGGTCCTGCTGCTGCCCCTGCTGATGCCTCTGCTGCTGATGCTCCTGTTGCTGGTGCCCCTGCTGCTGGTGCTCCTGTAGGG GGTCTTTTTGAATTTATGTACACTGCTCCTGCTGGTGGTGGATCCAGTTCCAGGTCCGAGAGTGGAGAAGGTGGAAGAAAAGTGACTGGTTCCTACAGTGTGGAACACCCAAGTGGACAGAAGAGACTCGTTGACTACTCAGCTGGAGATTTAGGCTTTACTGCAACAATCAAGAGTAACGAACAGGGAGTAAAACCCGGTGATGACCCAGCTAGTGTTTCTATCTTATCCTTACCAGGGGTTCCTGCTGCTCCGGCTCCAGCTGCTGCTACAGCTCCCGTTGCAGAA CCCAGTCCCTTCTCTTTCATGTACACAGCAGAAGGTGGTGATGGCACCAGCTCTCGTTCTGAAAGTGGAACCGTGGGTGGTGAAATCACTGGTAGCTATTCCTTAACGATCGGAGATGGACGAAAGAGAGTAGTGGACTATTCTGCTGGTTCTGGTGGCTTCAGACCCAACATCCATTCTAATGAACAAGGGGTTAGTCCTGGTGACAATCCTGCTGATACCACTATTGTAGGTTTGCCAGGTGGCGCTCCAGTAGGTCCGGTTGGAGGCTATGCCGTTTCACATGTCCCTGCTGCTGCCCCTGCCCCTGTCCCCGTCGCTGGTCCAGTAGGTCCAGTTAGTAGTTATGCTGTTTTACATGCCCCTGGTGCTTTCGCTGGCCCTGTTCCTGCCGATATCCCTGCTTCTCTGGGTGAGTTCGCCCCTGGGGCTATTTCTGCCAGAGACCTCTTTGAGGCTGCTAAGTATGCCCCTGTTTCTCTTTCAAAGGTAGGCGGTAGTCCATGGTATCGCTAA